From Dermochelys coriacea isolate rDerCor1 chromosome 23, rDerCor1.pri.v4, whole genome shotgun sequence, one genomic window encodes:
- the PRRG2 gene encoding transmembrane gamma-carboxyglutamic acid protein 2: MWRAPILLLLGQAFTSAFANTPHRQQLHAPLAGQVFLGADAAQGFLGRRLLYNHWDFELVTPGNLERECWEEVCNYEEAREVFENDFATKAFWDSYPHNGKGGSSDSPGVDVAGLVAGLVAGLVLMIMVGVIAMYWVKYRSKECRQHSVHIPLNPALPLTCLPGDPKPLRPPGLPSYQEALEASGVHDAPPPPYPRAPSSSAQPR, translated from the exons aTGTGGAGGGCACCCATCTTGCTCCTGCTGGGCCAGGCTTTCACCTCCGCCTTTGCCAACACCCCCCACAGGCAGCAACTCCATGCACCACTGGCGGGACaag TGTTCCTGGGTGCAGACGCCGCGCAGGGGTTCTTGGGGCGCCGGCTCCTCTACAATCACTGGGACTTCGAGCTGGTGACGCCGGGGAACCTGGAGCGCGAGTGCTGGGAGGAGGTTTGCAACTATGAGGAGGCGCGGGAAGTTTTCGAGAACGACTTTGCAACA AAAGCCTTTTGGGACTCTTATCCCCACAATGGGAAAGGCGGGAGCTCAG ACAGCCCCGGGGTGGACGTGGCCGGGCTGGTGGCCGGGCTGGTGGCCGGGCTGGTTCTGATGATCATGGTCGGCGTCATTGCCATGTACTGGGTCAAGTACCGGTCCAAGGAGTGCAGGCAGCACAG CGTCCACATCCCCCTGAATCCAGCTTTGCCCCTGACCTGTCTCCCTGGGGACCCCAAGCCTCTGAGGCCCCCCGGGCTGCCCTCGTACCAGGAGGCACTGGAGGCGTCGGGAGTCCACGACGCGCCCCCCCCACCGTATCCCAG ggctcccagctcttCTGCCCAGCCCCGCTGA